The DNA sequence GAGCTGTGGTTCCCTGAGTATGAATTCGGTGGCACCTACCAGGACAACAAGGAATTGTTCGAGAAGTTTAACCCGGTTAACTATGTCGATAATTGGCAGACGCCTATGCTGGTGATCCATGGTGAGAAGGACTTCCGTGTGCCTTATGGTCAGGGTCTGGCGGCGTTTAGCTTCATGCAGCGTAAAGGGATCCCATCTGAATTGCTTATCTACCCAGATGAGAACCACTGGATCCTTAACCCAGACAACCTGGAGCAATGGTACGCCAACGTCCTAGGCTGGATGGATCGCTGGACCAAGAAGTAAGCCGAGATGACGACTCGCAAGATGCGGGTGATAATTTAGTCACCCGATCATAGAAAATAAAAAGCCAGAACTCAGTTCTGGCTTTTTTGTGTGTTTTTGTATGCGGTTAGCGCTTGCCCTAGTCTAGTTCACATGCGCTTCCAATGATAAACGGGCAGGGTGAGCAATCGTTTGCCTATATCGCGCCCTCATTCGACAAATTTGCACATGCCTAGTCCGAGAGATTCCCCGGTTCTGGGGTTGTAGCCAAATCGAGAGTAAAACGCTTCCTTACCGCAGGCGGCCAACAGCCCAATGGTGGCGCCGGGCATGGCGGTATCTGCAAGAAAGCTCTCTATCTCTTGCATAATAGATCTGCCTACACCTTGGTTTTGATACTCGGGTGAGATCACTATGTCTTGCAGATAAAAATACATAGCGCCGTCGCCCACAATACGGCCGTAACCCACAAGCTTCGAATCGATATGGGCGCAAACGTGAAAAAGCGAGTTATTCAGGCTTTGTTGAACCAGTCCAGGCTTGGGGTTTGTCCAGCCAACTGCAGTTCGCAAAGTCATGAACTCTTCGAGATCAGGTGCCCGGTTGCTTATTCTCACTTCCATCTTTCTCCTTGTGGTGTTTCCTCATCTTGCTAAAGATTTATCTGGTTGATTCATTTTATGATATTTTTTCTAACGCATTTGTAATGGGTCTTTAATAGACTTAGCCTCATGGCAACTAATAGCCAGTGAACATCCAATTTTCAAAGTCAGTCGCGTACGATGCAGATATATACATCCTCTGGGAGGCGAATAGCTTTTGCGCGTTCCATCCGAACAATCAAAACTGTGAGTCTGCAGATTTCTTTAATTAGCACACCTAGTGCGGGGAGAGTGAGTTAAGATGAAAGGTAAATGTCTGTGTGGAGATGTCGAATTTTACATAAGCGGATCTCTTCCTCATTTCTATCAGTGTCATTGTTCTTTATGTCGAAAATTGTCTGCGTCCTCGTCAGATACCGCCACATTTCTTAATAAAGCGCAATTTACATGGATTAAGGGGGAGTCCCTTGTTAATTCATACATCACTGAAACCGGTTATCGTTCTGATTTCTGTAGCAAGTGTGGCAGTACAGTCCCTCACCTGATGAGTAATAAAAAGCAGTATTGGATCCCAGCCGGATTACTCGATGATGCTAAAGATAGCCGTGTCGTGGCGCATCTGTTTGTTGAGTCTAAAGCCCATTGGGACATTATTGGCGACAGCGGTGCACAATTTGAAGAGATGCCTGATATGGAAACCCTTAATAACGCATTGCAAAGATCTAATTGACGATCACTTTAGGCTCATCATTTCTCAGTAAGACCCTATCAAATTAAGCGTGTTATCTCCGTCAGCGGAAACTGTGATGAGGCCTGAAAAATCTATGTCGCTTTCCAAAGTGGTCGGTCGAGATATGCGGCCAACTGTTTAGCGCTGGCTTCGATTTCTAACTCGCTGCCGTGATCCATCACATTGGCTCGCTCACCATTGCGAAAGACCAGATTAAGCTCATAGCTGCGATAGGAGCGATTGTTAGAGCGTATAGACTCACTGATGATTTGTAATGCGTAGATGTCGCTGAGTCGTCCCTGACGACTGGCATCACCTCTTTGAGAGCCATCGTAGCTTTTGCCGCAAAAATAGGTACCTAAGGCTTTATCGAAGGTCATGTGTTTCTTGCTGGACAGCATCAAGAGACTAACCCCGGTGAATAGGGCGCCAAGTATCGCCATGGCGATGCCACCACCAGATTCACCCTCGAGGAACAGGGTGGGACTGACGATGAAAAATATCCCTAAACCAGGAAGCAAAAACATCGAATATAGAATAATAGCCGTGACTGAGTGCTTAATAACAATCCGGCCTTGGGTCTCGACCATATCTTGTGTTTTAAAGTTTGCACCGCCAGATTTCAGCGGATCCCAGCTGGTCTTTTCGGCGACAGGGTCATCCGTGTCAGCTAATTTCAATTCGAACTTGTTGATTCGTATGTCCTTAATGGCGCTCATGGGCGTTTCCTTCTATGGCATTACTCCTTAATGGAAAGAGTGTAATGCTATGGGAGTATTGAGTTTGAATCTCAGTGTCGGCGTCAGTTATGACTTGTCATCTTCTATGCGGTTATCGGCTTCTCAAGCGAAAATCATTTCAGGCAACAGTCATCTCAAGCAACAGGCACTTTTAGCGACAGGCATTACTCTCAGAGTGAGTAAACAAAAAGTCCTTTTTATGTGGCATCTCCTATCATCTATCACCTCTTAAGAACT is a window from the Shewanella loihica PV-4 genome containing:
- a CDS encoding GNAT family N-acetyltransferase, with product MEVRISNRAPDLEEFMTLRTAVGWTNPKPGLVQQSLNNSLFHVCAHIDSKLVGYGRIVGDGAMYFYLQDIVISPEYQNQGVGRSIMQEIESFLADTAMPGATIGLLAACGKEAFYSRFGYNPRTGESLGLGMCKFVE
- a CDS encoding GFA family protein, whose translation is MKGKCLCGDVEFYISGSLPHFYQCHCSLCRKLSASSSDTATFLNKAQFTWIKGESLVNSYITETGYRSDFCSKCGSTVPHLMSNKKQYWIPAGLLDDAKDSRVVAHLFVESKAHWDIIGDSGAQFEEMPDMETLNNALQRSN